From the Chanodichthys erythropterus isolate Z2021 chromosome 9, ASM2448905v1, whole genome shotgun sequence genome, the window aaattaaaccctgtggctcgtgacgacacttTGATGTCCttagacacgaaacgatcggtttgggcgagaaaccaaacagtatttatatcattttttacctctaatacaccactatgtccagcGGCATTCAGCACTCGATTCATGaagtctgatcgcgctctgacagcggcagtgatgtctcgctctcatttAAGTATATGcgcaagacatcactgccgttgtcagagcgcgatcagccacagggtttaatttggatttgtctgtcgtgttttatttactcttatagtccaagttcccgctgacttgcattataccactgacagacggcagcggttggagttaaaaatcatcatttgtgttctacttaagaaacaaagacacctacatcttggatgcgctgggggtaagcattttcatttttgggtgaactatccctttaacttcttatcattgtattgtattgtttcCATGTGCTGAAATTTCTGTATTTGAGTTTCAAACCGCACATGAAAGCATATTTATTTTGGTGTGCATATTGAGTGGTTGCAGGAAAGTAGCAGTTTCATTGCTAATTGTAACTGCTGTTGCTTTGCTTGCACACTACTTGagcatgcagtgtgaaacaggcCTTATCTTGATGTGTTACATAAATTTGTTTGCTCAGGTATTTCCTGCATCCTGATACACTTGTGTTTTCCTTACACATATGCAGGAAAGAAGAGACGGTTGCTGTTTATCCAGCAGATGTGGTTTTATTTGAAGGCATTCTTATGTTTTATTCGCAAGAAATCCGAGATCTGTTTCAGATGAAGCTGTTTGTGGACACGGATGCAGATACACGTCTGTCACGCAGAGGTGTGTGTGGGTTTCATCAAGATCAGTGGATCTCAACAAATATTCATAATGTGGTTGTGATAGGGCAGTGTATTTCAGTGCAATTAAATTCACATCTCATTCCCCTCTGTACATAGTTCTGAGAGACATCAGTGAGAGAGGCCGTGACCTAGAGCAAGTGCTAAACCAATACATAACATTTGTTAAGCCTGCCTTCGAGGAGTTCTGTCTGCCAGTGAGTTTTACAGTCTTCTACCATATATGCTGACCTACTATTTGGAGTTAGTTATTTTTAtctctgttttttattttattaattaattaatggtGTTtaccattatttatatatatatatatatatatatatatatatatatatatatatatatatatatatatatatatatatatatatatatatatataatttaaaataactggcttatattttaaatgttaaatacagtcaaaccaaaaattattcagacatttctttttaaatatttttgatatatttttactagtgtgtgcaggacactatagttcatttatgtaagtgaggatagcaaaataaagtaaactgtgacatattatacccaaacatTCTTTATatagtggactaccagtaaaactgataaaaatttggaaccaaaaattattcagatacTTTGACCTGACCAAATTTTGCTTAAGtattatctgacataattatggtcattttttctgacacagtttaacgctgagattgtcatattttattaccatttttttttaaactatagtgaataaactgtattaatgaatgaaacagAAGAGAGTACActcctcacatttttgtaaatattttattatatcttttcatgtgacaacactgaagaaatgacactttgctacaatgtaaagtagtgagtgtacagcttgtataacagtgtaaatttgctgttccctcaaaataactcaacacactgccattaatgtctaaaccgctttCCACAAAAGGGAGTACACCCCTAAGAGAAAATGTCCAGATTGGGCCCATTTAGCCATTTCCTCTCCCCAGTCTTAGCTGTGAATGGAGAGCagatgtgttaaatttggtgttatcgctctcactctctcatactggccactggaagttcaacatggcacctcatggcaaagcaCTCTCTGAggatatgaaaaaaaaagaattgttgctcttCATAAAGATGgtgtaggctataagaagattgccagtaccctgaaactgagctgcagcacagTGGCCATACAGCAGTTcaacaggacaggttccactcagaacaggcctcaccatggtcgaccaaagaagttgagtgcacgtGCTCAGCATCATAgccagaggttgtgtttgggaaatagacgtatgagtgctgccagcattgctgcagaggttgaaggggtgggtGGTCAgtctgtcagtgctcagaccatacgccgcacACTGAATCAAAgtggtctgcatggctgtcgtcccagaaggaagcctcttctaaagatgatgcacaagaaggcccgcaaacagtttgctgaagacaagcagactaaggacatggattactggaaccatgttctgtggtctgatgagaccaagataaacttatttggttcagatggtgtcaagcgtgtgtggcggcaaccaggTGAAGAGTACAAAGACAattgtgtcttgcctacagtcaagcatggtggtgggagtgtcatggtaTAGGGCTGCATGAGtggtactggggagctacagttcattgagggaaccatgaatgccaacatgtactgtgacatactgaagccgcagggcagtattccaacataACAACCCTAAACACCTCCAAgatgaccactgccttgctaaagagggtgaaggtgatggactggccaagcatgtctctagacctaaaccctattgagcatctgtggggcatcctcaaacggaaggtggaggagcgcgaggtctctaacatccaccagctctgtgatgtcgccatggaggagtggaagaggacttcAGTGACAACCTGTGAAACTCTGGTGAACTATATGcgcaagagggttaaggcagtgctggaaaataatggtggccacacaaaatattgacactttgggcccaatttggacattgtacttacttttgtggccagcggtttagacattaattgACTGTGTGTTGACTTATTTAGAGGGGATTTACactgctacaatgtaaagtagtgagtgtccAGCTTGTATaacaaagtgtcatttcttcagtgttgtcacataagatataataaaatatttacagaaatgtgaggggtgtactcaaaatgtaatttattcctgtgatggcaaagctgaatttacaaaagctgaatgtattttttttcaggattctttgatgaataaaaagttaaaaaagcgCCGTTTATCTGAAAtcgaaagcttttgtaacatgaTACAACTTTACAAaagtttttttgaaagaaatttatatttttattcagcaagggtggattaaattgatcaaaaatgacagtaaagacatttataatgcaacaaaagattctatttgaaacaaatgctgtacttttgaactttctattcatcaaagaatcttgaaaaaaattgtacacaactgtttttaacattattattattattattattaataataataataataataataataaaaataataatgtgttttgtgagcaatgatgctgaaaattcagctttgccaacacaggaactaattatgtttttaaaatacagtggcatgaaaaagtatgtgaaccccttgcagaatctgtgaaaatgagaattattttaataaaataagagggataataaaaaatgcatgttattttttgtttagtactgtgctgagtaagatattttacatgaaagatgtttgcatttagttcacaagacaaaaaaatcgctgaatttattaaaataaccccattcataagtatgtgaaccattgattctcaatactgtgtgtggttacctgatgatccacgacttttttttttgtttattttaaattgtaataatatttcacaatattacagttttgtatttttttaatcaaataaatgcagccttggtgcgcataagaaacttcttttaaaaatgatgaaaaaaagaaaaataagacGTATTTCAGGTACAGGAGAACGTATTTCTGGCATTCTGTCAAGAGAAAGCAGGTGGTGAAATATTTACCCAATGAaatgttgttgttcttgttgATTTGcatattgaattttttttcttaaggcttctcatttttttttttcatttgtttttcccTCAGACAAAAAAGTATGCTGATGTGATCATTCCAAGGGGAGCTGATAATCTAGGTGAGATTTTTGAATGTgtttgtcatttgtcattttaccATGGAAGAGAAGAGACACAAATACTTGGAAATGGAAATGTTTTGGAACAGTTTATCATACATATATTGTTTTGAAAATAGGAATGTTTGAGGGTGCCAATCAAGGCCGCAGTTCCAGTCTTCTTAGTTTGGGCATCTCAACGTtccaaaacacaaaatatttttatcacttgcaaaaaagaaaaaattgtcataaaaattgtttaataaacaATGACTTGTAAAACAACTTTACATGCTTTACATCACTTTATATCTctctccgtctctctctctctctctctctctctctccagttGCCATAAATTTGATAGTACAGCACATTCAGGATATTCTGAATGGTGGCTTGACCAAACGCTTGAATGGATACCTCAACGGCCACAACACGCCACGTAAACGGCATCCCTCAGAGTCCAGCAGCAGGCCGCATTGACCAGCCCTCTACCAGGACATCAGGGAATGCAAGAGAGAATGAATGTTTGAAGGATGGATGCAAGAGAAAAGAAGGATTGCTTGTGCATTTTGTTTATTAGCCAACACTGTATAAGACAAAAAGAATTTCAAAGACtgccttttatttcattctaCTTCctccctttttttctttttttttttttttcgactgGCTACACTTGATGTTTTAGAAGTTAGATAGATGAATAGAGCTTCTAGTTCTGTGATTGTTAAAGGTCAAAATGGAAATTTCCTCACTAtttattttaccatttttttattttagtttttgtacCTCTTTAAGGGTAGGtttgttgaataaaagggtggatgcagataattaaatatttcatgACTCCATGGTAATGAGGATCgaacataatttaaaaatatattattattgttttatttgtttataatttttCCTATCAGAAAGAACtacatttgtacatttatttaaagaaccTTTTATGATTTTGAATCGCTAGAAAGTTCTTTTGAGGTCAAAAACAGTTGATGTTTTAAAATTCAACTTGGTTGTCAGTAATGGAATATAATTTTTAGTATTCTAGCATTATTGATATGATGTCCCCCTAAGATCAGTGTTTCTTGCAGAAGGATAAACATTTATTCCTCCATTTCACTTGAACAATTCAGGCAGTGTTGCTAAATCACAACAGGCCTCTCAGGGTGTAGTTActacaaatgaaaacaataactCACTTTAGTCCTAAAAGGAAAGACAAATAAGTAAATTTCTACATTCATCACAGAAGACTTCAGAAACCACACCTCTAAACAAAGAATCAGGCTTACTAAGCAAGACTAAATTTGCTTATGTGGTCtatatatattgtacatttATCATACTTGGTTCTGAATTACAATTCAAGCACTGTTGAGTGTTACAGTGGCCACACAGACTCAATCCTGGCACCTCTCAAATATTTACAGAGATGCCAACTGACCCTTATTAAGCATGGTCATGTATTTGAAAACAAAAGTCCAGTGGTTGATTGTGCAGTGTTGCTTTGGAGTGTTAGCATGAATAGTGATCtatttgtcaagagatttatGTTCATATACTATGCTATGCACTGTATCCTTGACTCTAATATTGCAATTTGACACTCAGTTTATGATTCTCTTTAATTAGACTTGTGAGAGGCATTTATATAATTGGAGATGCTTACTTGAATGGAATTCTCAGTCTCTTCATCctttgcaatgtttttttttttcacattgttgttttttttgtgtatgtcaGTTTTAAACTAATCTAACCACTATTTAACCTGTGTTGTGACTTCATAGATGCCCAGGCTACCCATAATATTTACACCATGATGCCACATTGGTCAGTCTTTGAGAAACTCACCAAagagttgtgtttttttttttgtgtttttcaacATGTGTTCACAATTCAAGTGGTTTAATTTTCATATGCAATACATATTTCCCCCTGTTGCTCAGTTTTCTGTATCTTAGAGCTACAGGAAAGCCATTTCAAGGCACTCTGAAATCATCATGCAGGGATGTGAACCTGAACAATCCAACCTTTAAACCCAAATATATTCCCTTTGATCTTAAAATCTTTCACTTAAAATTGGTTAATCATTGACACTGTTCTTATTCaacataattttttatattttatttattctttcacATTGCTGCTATTATACAGGGTGACACATCTACAGACTTATGTAGAAAATTCTAAATGATCCATTACCGAATGATGTGaatatttatttgattgaatattattattttgctttgGCGTCATTTAAGCATCATTATTACGTTTAATCAGAGTCAACATCATTTATATCTGGGCTAGATGCAAAGAACTCATTTTGTGTGATTCAGTTGGCATGGtcataaattaatttgaaatttCTTACCAGATGCTTCTCAAGAACCAGTTTGAAACCTTTGCAACAAATTTTGTGCCATCATAACATTTTTGCATGTGAAATTACAGACTGTTCCTTTTTTTACATTAgctaaatattgtaaatattactTTTCTAAACAACTCTTTGTTACTCATCCAGGCTGTTGAACAGAGATATTAATACCTCTCATCAGGTTTTTGATATATTAGCACAGATTTAAACACCAGCTTTTAAAAATGCAGTACACCTTACAAACAATTATTTTCACACAACCACACAGTTCATCCCTGAATAAAATCATGATTTCATCTCATTATTTTACCAACTTGCACACCCAGTGTGTAATCCTACTTGACTGAAAATGATGCAAATACAACGTTGTTTTTACTGAAATTTGTGGGATTCCAAAGATTTAAGCTGTTGTCATTGTTTAATGTACAATCAATTAGTTGACTCCCACACTACTGTCTGTGATTATAGCAAATACAGATTTTACCAGAATATTTGACCTatttatgttgactttaaagaAATCATAGTCTGGAACAGATTGTCTTGTTGTGAAGAGGAGAGACTTTGGAAGGGATTTCAAAAGAATGGTGTTTTGCATGATGTATCATAAGCCTATATGTTCAATTATTGATGCCTTTAAGTTTTGGTGCTTGCAAAAAGGGTGCAAAAATGCAAAGAAAGCCAAAACCATACTAAAACTGGAAAAGACTG encodes:
- the uck2a gene encoding uridine-cytidine kinase 2-A produces the protein MAGDSDSKLDNQAENEHVVRQPFLIGVAGGTASGKSSVCGKIMELLGQNKIDHHQRQVAILSQDSFYRVLTPEQKAKALKGQFNFDHPDAFDNELIVKTLCDIMEGRTVQIPVYDFVTHSRKEETVAVYPADVVLFEGILMFYSQEIRDLFQMKLFVDTDADTRLSRRVLRDISERGRDLEQVLNQYITFVKPAFEEFCLPTKKYADVIIPRGADNLVAINLIVQHIQDILNGGLTKRLNGYLNGHNTPRKRHPSESSSRPH